A window from Flammeovirgaceae bacterium encodes these proteins:
- the pyk gene encoding pyruvate kinase, whose product MERVAYNRTKIVATVGPASNSKEMLTALVKAGVDVFRINFSHGTHADHQPVIDLIREINAEWGTHVAILMDLQGPKIRVNTMEDNVVLKKGQELVITTRELTGNGKVVSTSYKNLPQDVKVGEKVLIDDGKIELKVTEVRDADIVTKVVYGGPLTSRKGINLPHTKVSAPSLTDKDVKDLAFGLKNNVNWVALSFVRKAQDIIALREILKKNNSTARIVAKIEKPEALNDIDAIMEATDAVMVARGDLGVEIWMEEVPVVQKQLIEKCNKASKPVIVATQMMESMIENPRPTRAETNDVANAVMDGADALMLSAETATGKYPLEVVRSMVRTITSIEKQPGIYYKFRAVDPKSPIFIHDSLILAACKLAQEVGAKAIVGMTTSGYTAFESSSHRPNTNIFVFTGNKSILETMNLVWGTRAYYYDKQTSTDETIADIAEILKADGHVKKGDIFISLASMPIHEKSRTNMMKINVVN is encoded by the coding sequence ATGGAAAGAGTAGCATACAACAGGACAAAAATCGTGGCCACGGTAGGGCCGGCATCCAACTCCAAGGAAATGTTGACCGCCCTGGTAAAGGCCGGGGTGGACGTGTTCAGGATCAATTTTTCGCACGGCACCCATGCCGACCACCAGCCCGTGATTGACCTGATAAGGGAGATCAATGCCGAATGGGGGACCCACGTGGCCATATTGATGGATTTGCAGGGGCCAAAAATAAGGGTGAACACCATGGAGGACAACGTGGTGCTGAAGAAGGGGCAGGAACTGGTGATCACCACCCGCGAACTGACCGGCAACGGCAAGGTGGTGAGCACCTCTTACAAAAACCTGCCACAGGACGTCAAGGTGGGCGAAAAAGTATTGATCGATGACGGCAAGATCGAATTGAAGGTGACCGAAGTGCGCGATGCCGATATCGTCACCAAAGTGGTTTACGGTGGGCCACTTACCTCCCGCAAGGGCATCAACCTCCCCCACACCAAAGTGTCCGCCCCTTCGCTCACCGATAAGGATGTAAAGGACCTGGCGTTTGGGCTGAAGAACAATGTCAATTGGGTGGCCTTGTCTTTTGTGAGAAAAGCCCAGGACATTATTGCCCTAAGGGAAATCCTAAAGAAGAACAATTCCACTGCGCGGATTGTGGCCAAGATTGAAAAGCCGGAGGCTTTGAACGACATTGACGCCATCATGGAGGCCACGGACGCGGTGATGGTGGCCCGCGGGGACCTGGGCGTGGAGATATGGATGGAAGAGGTGCCGGTGGTGCAAAAACAGCTTATTGAAAAATGCAACAAAGCCTCCAAGCCGGTGATTGTGGCCACGCAAATGATGGAGAGCATGATAGAAAACCCGCGCCCCACGAGGGCAGAGACCAATGACGTGGCCAATGCGGTAATGGATGGCGCGGATGCGTTAATGTTGTCTGCGGAGACGGCCACAGGAAAATACCCACTGGAGGTGGTACGCAGTATGGTGCGCACCATTACGTCTATAGAAAAGCAACCGGGCATTTACTACAAGTTCAGGGCGGTGGACCCCAAGTCCCCAATCTTTATCCACGACAGCCTGATACTGGCGGCCTGCAAGCTGGCCCAGGAGGTGGGCGCAAAGGCCATTGTAGGAATGACCACCTCGGGCTATACGGCCTTTGAGTCTTCTTCGCACCGCCCCAATACCAATATCTTTGTGTTCACCGGCAATAAATCCATTTTGGAAACAATGAACCTTGTGTGGGGGACACGGGCCTATTATTATGACAAACAAACCTCCACGGACGAAACCATTGCCGATATCGCGGAAATCCTTAAAGCAGACGGGCACGTAAAAAAAGGGGATATTTTTATCAGCCTTGCCAGCATGCCCATCCACGAAAAGAGCCGCACCAATATGATGAAAATCAACGTGGTGAATTAA
- a CDS encoding IPExxxVDY family protein has product MKKKRLDIEYSYDFELIGVISSAKGYKLAWDLNRQLGVRLVKQKDVGIQFNNGITGTFAHFSYESAVNVLRLFRNKANEAEAARNFLVQEYPHLDFVVLSQGADKWGSGQLQEHLRGISSVEMVASIPLGTVKSKDYFIF; this is encoded by the coding sequence ATGAAGAAAAAGCGACTGGATATTGAGTATAGTTATGATTTTGAGTTAATAGGGGTGATTTCTTCAGCCAAGGGCTATAAACTGGCGTGGGACCTAAACCGCCAACTGGGCGTTAGGCTGGTAAAGCAAAAGGACGTTGGCATACAGTTCAATAATGGCATTACGGGCACCTTTGCCCATTTTTCCTATGAATCGGCCGTAAATGTTTTAAGGCTGTTCAGGAACAAGGCCAACGAGGCGGAGGCGGCCAGGAATTTTTTGGTGCAAGAATACCCTCATTTGGACTTTGTGGTCCTTTCGCAAGGGGCTGATAAATGGGGGTCCGGCCAACTCCAGGAACACTTGAGGGGTATTTCTTCCGTGGAAATGGTGGCTTCCATACCTTTGGGCACTGTAAAGTCGAAAGACTATTTTATTTTTTAA
- a CDS encoding acyl carrier protein, whose amino-acid sequence MSEIAQKVKQIIIDKLGVEESEVTPEASFTNDLGADSLDTVELIMEFEKEFNISIPDDQAENIATVGQAISYLEENVKK is encoded by the coding sequence ATGTCTGAAATCGCACAAAAAGTAAAACAGATCATTATTGACAAACTGGGGGTGGAGGAGTCCGAGGTAACACCTGAGGCTTCTTTTACCAACGACCTCGGTGCCGACTCTTTAGATACGGTTGAATTGATCATGGAATTTGAAAAGGAATTCAACATCTCCATTCCTGATGACCAGGCCGAGAACATTGCCACCGTTGGACAGGCGATTTCCTACCTGGAGGAGAATGTGAAGAAGTAA
- the fabF gene encoding beta-ketoacyl-ACP synthase II, translating to MTFKRVVITGVGALTPIGNTREEYWEGLRNGKSGAAPITRFDASKFKTKFACEVKGFDVGNFIDRKEARKMDPFAQYAMVVADEAIKDSNLPLSELDPDRVGVIWGSGIGGLLTFQEEVKSFATGDGTPRFNPFFIPKMIADLSAGHISIKYGFRGPNFTTVSACASSTNSIYDAFTYIRLGKSDIIVSGGSEMAVCEAGVGGFNAMKALSERNDSPETASRPYDKERDGFVLGEGAGCLVLEEYEHAKRRGAKIYAEVLGGGMSADAYHITAPHPEGAGIVKVMEHALEEAGIKASEVDYINTHGTSTPLGDIGEIKAIQKVFGEDAYKLNISSTKSMTGHLLGAAGAIESIACLMAINEGIVPPTINHFTDDDGLDPKLNLTFNTAQKRDVRVALSNTFGFGGHNFSIILKKA from the coding sequence ATGACTTTTAAGCGAGTAGTAATTACCGGTGTAGGCGCTTTGACCCCCATTGGAAATACCCGTGAAGAATATTGGGAAGGTTTGCGCAATGGAAAAAGTGGTGCCGCGCCCATTACCCGGTTTGATGCGTCAAAGTTTAAAACAAAATTTGCATGTGAGGTAAAAGGGTTTGACGTGGGCAACTTTATCGACAGGAAAGAAGCCCGTAAAATGGACCCCTTTGCCCAATATGCCATGGTGGTGGCAGACGAGGCCATAAAAGATTCCAACCTTCCCCTTTCGGAACTGGACCCCGACCGCGTAGGCGTCATCTGGGGGTCTGGAATTGGGGGGTTGCTTACCTTTCAGGAAGAGGTTAAGTCGTTCGCTACCGGTGACGGCACGCCCCGATTTAATCCCTTCTTTATTCCCAAAATGATAGCCGACCTGAGTGCCGGCCACATTTCCATCAAGTACGGCTTTCGGGGCCCCAACTTTACCACGGTCTCTGCCTGCGCCTCTTCCACCAACTCCATTTACGATGCCTTTACCTATATCCGGCTGGGAAAATCGGATATTATCGTGTCGGGCGGTTCTGAAATGGCCGTATGCGAAGCCGGTGTGGGGGGGTTCAACGCCATGAAGGCGCTCTCCGAACGCAACGACTCGCCCGAAACGGCCTCAAGGCCTTATGACAAGGAAAGGGACGGCTTTGTATTGGGGGAGGGTGCCGGGTGCCTGGTGCTGGAAGAATACGAACATGCCAAAAGAAGGGGCGCCAAAATTTATGCCGAGGTATTGGGCGGGGGAATGTCTGCCGATGCCTACCATATAACCGCGCCACACCCCGAAGGGGCTGGCATTGTAAAAGTAATGGAACACGCCCTGGAAGAGGCGGGCATTAAAGCTTCGGAAGTCGACTACATCAATACCCATGGCACCTCTACCCCATTGGGCGACATTGGCGAGATCAAAGCCATACAGAAAGTATTTGGTGAAGATGCCTACAAATTGAACATCAGTTCCACCAAGTCCATGACAGGGCACCTTTTGGGCGCGGCAGGGGCCATCGAGTCCATCGCCTGCCTGATGGCCATCAACGAAGGTATCGTGCCGCCCACCATCAACCACTTCACGGACGATGACGGGCTGGACCCCAAACTCAACCTGACCTTTAACACCGCGCAAAAGCGGGACGTGAGAGTAGCGCTAAGCAATACTTTTGGGTTTGGCGGCCACAATTTTTCAATCATCCTTAAAAAGGCATAG
- the rnc gene encoding ribonuclease III: MWGLLKSTRTTKKENQRLVVAIRTITGFTPSNIELYRLATLHSSKSRKVGGFKESNERLEYLGDAILGAAVADYLFKKYPFKDEGFLTEIRSRIVNRETLNQIARKLGIPAIVQSDTQNTKLHQVILGNALEAIVGAIYLDKGYPRCKKFVVDKLIQPYLNIEEVVNSDTNFKSKVIEWSQRNNTEIRFEIQSTKKGKAGKEFVAQLLVAGQPYGQGFGYTKKKAEQDAAQKTCQMLNID; encoded by the coding sequence GTGTGGGGCTTGCTGAAATCGACCAGGACAACCAAAAAAGAAAATCAAAGGCTGGTCGTGGCCATACGTACCATCACCGGTTTCACGCCCTCCAATATCGAGCTCTACCGGCTGGCCACCCTCCACAGTTCCAAGTCCAGGAAAGTGGGTGGCTTTAAGGAATCCAACGAGAGGCTCGAATACCTGGGTGACGCCATTTTAGGGGCTGCCGTGGCGGATTACCTTTTCAAGAAATACCCCTTCAAAGACGAGGGGTTCCTCACCGAGATAAGGTCCAGGATCGTCAACAGGGAAACCCTGAACCAGATTGCCCGCAAATTGGGCATCCCTGCCATCGTGCAGTCCGACACCCAAAACACAAAACTGCACCAGGTCATTCTTGGAAATGCCCTGGAGGCCATCGTGGGCGCCATTTACCTCGACAAAGGCTATCCCCGTTGCAAAAAGTTCGTAGTGGACAAACTCATCCAACCCTACCTCAACATTGAGGAGGTGGTCAACTCCGACACCAACTTCAAGAGCAAGGTCATTGAATGGTCCCAGCGCAACAACACGGAAATCCGGTTTGAAATACAAAGCACAAAAAAGGGAAAAGCCGGAAAGGAATTTGTTGCCCAATTGCTCGTGGCCGGGCAACCTTACGGCCAGGGCTTTGGTTATACCAAGAAAAAAGCAGAGCAGGATGCCGCCCAAAAGACCTGTCAGATGCTGAACATTGATTAG